In Persicimonas caeni, a single window of DNA contains:
- a CDS encoding BON domain-containing protein, whose translation MIAALAAVGAFLALRTNSGAEPSLKDAGSPVYVRPVGAVRLVASMDPAEPDGDGPSLPGRDPATVPDSRIQVDIAVKLQEMGLPVEPLDITVEDRLVTLEGRVEDALLRDAIEVTVRSVEGVREVDNRLQVIQTQ comes from the coding sequence GTGATCGCGGCCTTGGCCGCCGTCGGCGCCTTCTTGGCGCTGCGAACGAACTCCGGCGCAGAGCCTTCGCTCAAAGACGCCGGCTCACCAGTATACGTGCGCCCTGTGGGCGCAGTGCGTCTGGTCGCCAGCATGGATCCGGCCGAGCCGGATGGCGACGGTCCGTCGCTTCCGGGGCGCGACCCGGCGACCGTGCCCGACAGTCGCATCCAGGTCGACATCGCCGTCAAACTCCAGGAGATGGGCCTGCCGGTCGAGCCGCTCGACATCACCGTCGAGGATCGACTCGTGACCCTCGAAGGCCGCGTCGAGGATGCCCTGCTGCGCGACGCCATCGAGGTGACCGTGCGCTCGGTCGAGGGCGTGCGCGAGGTCGACAACCGCCTCCAGGTCATCCAAACTCAGTAG
- a CDS encoding putative metal-binding motif-containing protein → MQKGSLIAVVVALVVGLAACDGDSDNDSASNGQGQADASVADAGSDAAGDADTVSDTGDDAADTVSDTGSGQDSGGTDTDDPNADNDGDGAVASVDCDDDDPLRAPGFAEGCDAIDRDCDGTAVEPDTVSFFPAAGGDPIALTDQLASASLANPAELTLTEDGELRFCEGDFAVGVAAGSHTVTVTGDDQSTTTLEATGGTCPIDSDGDLSVRDMTLVGRDSNCLAVIRGHGPTLDVQDVTIRDHAVTGYGAAAISIGNETSASVERTTIEDVTQALFAKVAGGSTCVFDIDDLTISGQADKSEFWCGQGTTVRNVTLTDSIEGFEIWSNVTVDGVTITNNGSSASPAAELLTLRRAGSVTITNVVATDNVSDRTAFNLLANSTGDLTLSNAEFRNNTGAGILGLGAETVTVRDVVVANNASGVNQVINVFSDELASLSFHNLTVENNTSERAALYKGYQHSVTPTFTGANVFRNNASSGAAGALFWHLEDGATIDLSSVTFEGNSADDIGGAVRLSTSRFGNAVTLVGGTYRNNTSGADGGAVNAAGMNLTVQGGSYQGNTAAGQGGAIYSENLVAVDGGTFEDNTAAHGGAIQGKFQIPNATITVSNATFRRNTATTAGGVVDLFPSIATTSMGNVQFNACTFGTGNDANTPGDVHLSGSASPAHQTPPNGTGLCELGNSCSAQ, encoded by the coding sequence ATGCAGAAGGGCAGTTTGATTGCGGTGGTCGTGGCGCTTGTCGTGGGGCTCGCTGCGTGCGACGGCGACAGTGATAACGATTCGGCCAGCAACGGTCAGGGGCAGGCCGATGCTTCGGTCGCTGACGCGGGATCAGATGCTGCTGGCGACGCGGACACGGTGTCTGACACCGGTGACGATGCCGCGGACACGGTGTCTGACACCGGTTCGGGACAGGATTCCGGGGGCACGGATACAGACGATCCCAACGCCGACAATGACGGCGACGGCGCCGTCGCCTCGGTCGACTGCGACGATGACGATCCGCTACGCGCCCCTGGCTTCGCCGAGGGCTGCGACGCGATCGACCGCGACTGTGACGGCACTGCCGTCGAGCCCGATACGGTCAGCTTCTTTCCGGCCGCTGGCGGCGACCCCATCGCGTTGACCGACCAACTCGCCAGCGCGTCGCTAGCCAACCCCGCCGAGCTCACTCTGACCGAAGACGGTGAGCTTCGATTTTGCGAGGGTGACTTCGCGGTGGGTGTGGCGGCGGGGTCACACACGGTCACTGTGACCGGTGACGATCAGAGCACGACCACCCTCGAGGCGACTGGCGGGACCTGCCCCATTGACAGCGACGGCGACCTGTCGGTGCGTGACATGACGCTGGTGGGCCGCGACAGCAATTGTTTGGCCGTGATCCGCGGCCACGGCCCCACGCTCGACGTCCAGGACGTGACCATCCGCGACCACGCCGTCACCGGCTACGGGGCGGCGGCCATCAGCATCGGCAACGAGACCTCGGCCAGCGTCGAGCGCACCACCATCGAGGACGTCACTCAGGCGCTCTTTGCCAAGGTGGCCGGCGGGAGCACCTGTGTTTTCGACATCGATGACCTCACCATCTCCGGCCAGGCCGACAAGTCCGAGTTTTGGTGCGGTCAGGGCACGACTGTGCGCAACGTCACGCTGACCGACAGCATCGAGGGCTTCGAGATCTGGTCGAACGTGACCGTCGACGGCGTTACCATCACCAACAACGGTTCGTCGGCGAGTCCGGCCGCCGAGTTGCTCACGCTACGCCGCGCCGGCTCGGTCACGATCACCAACGTGGTCGCCACCGACAACGTCTCGGACCGCACGGCGTTCAATCTTCTGGCGAACAGCACCGGTGACCTTACGCTGAGCAATGCCGAGTTTCGCAACAACACCGGGGCGGGGATTTTGGGGCTGGGCGCCGAGACGGTCACGGTCCGCGACGTCGTCGTCGCCAACAACGCCAGTGGAGTCAACCAGGTAATCAACGTCTTTAGTGACGAGCTAGCGTCGCTCTCCTTTCACAATCTGACCGTCGAGAACAACACCAGCGAGCGCGCCGCGCTCTACAAAGGCTATCAACACTCCGTCACGCCGACCTTTACCGGGGCCAATGTCTTCCGAAACAACGCCTCCTCGGGCGCGGCGGGGGCGCTCTTCTGGCATCTCGAAGACGGCGCCACGATCGACTTGTCGTCGGTGACTTTCGAGGGCAACAGTGCTGACGACATCGGCGGTGCGGTGCGACTCAGTACCTCCCGGTTTGGCAACGCCGTCACCCTCGTAGGCGGCACGTACCGCAACAACACCTCCGGAGCCGACGGTGGGGCGGTGAACGCCGCCGGCATGAACCTGACCGTTCAGGGCGGCTCCTACCAGGGCAACACCGCCGCCGGCCAGGGCGGCGCGATTTACTCGGAGAACCTCGTGGCCGTCGACGGCGGCACCTTCGAGGACAACACGGCCGCCCACGGCGGCGCCATCCAGGGGAAGTTTCAGATTCCGAACGCCACGATCACGGTCAGCAACGCCACTTTCCGTCGCAACACCGCCACCACGGCCGGTGGTGTGGTCGATCTGTTTCCGTCGATCGCCACCACCAGCATGGGCAACGTCCAGTTCAACGCCTGCACCTTCGGCACCGGCAACGACGCCAACACCCCCGGCGACGTCCACCTGAGCGGTTCCGCTTCCCCCGCCCACCAGACTCCGCCCAACGGCACCGGCCTTTGTGAGTTGGGCAATTCATGCAGCGCGCAGTAG
- a CDS encoding WD40 repeat domain-containing protein encodes MLNRVHHGHDPKSGLLAVAVGSQTVSIWSVSTAASESAPRRKPDFELATARSALRGLTFIAPRVVVTAHATGALAAWRLPEFDGDATADQDATAELVWELKLDVEPCIFAASGSFDGDSYFFALGCKQGEVVLVVPDGQAEPTVHVAEDAHKNDITALAFSTDGRQLASAGRDRLIKLWDTNSHAETLTLEGCEAWPLCLAFSQSGTHLVSGCMDNGVYLWDVRESAAKPLVAAAFEHHGWVVDVAWTPDDEFIAAASWDNTIGLYAADSLTPRYSYEYHRDYVSQLYFPPQTPHLVSASYDQHVGVWNWQEAQLEQFSSAHTDWILGLTPLDDARFVTISSDKTARIWTTDDFRCIGLLGESVSGGFELGADAFGADPSADDDVQSNLGVRTERPMDAERAVRELRHKSEPGAKTPMAILDEAVDDDELDVPEQALDEAVPSHDDRVLDSAEDQLDAALSDEESDAVDRFASYAGEDEGGLEDDGDEEPFDPELDDEPGLDLDDALADGGQEVDEDESAFDQLDDALADDAAQDEEGESPLDQLDEALADEEADQNGEEDGSLSDFLESAPDDLGLDVVSSVGDFADDEDEIDPANAFHADAATQMLDQSVVEEALASDRAQEEAPEPEQAPEPEQDPDSDSLKHRLKASLGKLKQRTAEHAATKKTKRPAGMESVDSHLDLDLGIESEVFSDFGGLLDPSEAHSQASSELPPSLRSDQERTTPTEDDVAMPPGEPQTADEPQTVDEPQTVGESEPQTVDEPQTVDESEPQTVDESEPQTLDDSALANESSDPLADDEDLVPDIYGNTTQFGMPSEVEDELDQSNGPVRHSNENRSGTLTGARPLRAPDEYTKVEQNITPDSLNFGESTAAREVSLADEFRTPTQEAPEDSTKQISGKSLGILRKGRLGTGSAGRLSPGDSEASDLEVPEVSKAGEATSAQSEGPEVIETDFRDLWDRRSAASAPGMGIIKRPLAADTAYKLVREYDTPHRWVYGCDIYPQTKLLASCGGNDTVAIWGFDGTQKHQFHVGSDGLNDVVFTPDGTMVLAGGDDSLIHAWLIPQKTLAKAEIVRHAQLSGHESWISSLAISRNGKVILSGSFDGTARAWHLQDGELGAVLSGHGGPVSGVDFGSKGLLTVGHDGSLRVWNPAGLQIDQLDGFGKILCLDQSKAGYVWTTADGRVSITDEHGTRELVTHRGEATTAAVAKDGAIASGGKDGQVHLYVPRADKPFQTLELDTPTWALQRKDDYLAVGTDDGKLRLYKRG; translated from the coding sequence ATGTTGAACCGCGTCCATCATGGCCACGACCCGAAATCTGGCCTCTTGGCAGTAGCGGTCGGCTCACAGACCGTCTCCATCTGGTCCGTGTCGACAGCGGCGTCCGAGTCGGCGCCTCGCCGCAAACCTGACTTCGAATTGGCGACCGCTCGCAGCGCCTTGCGCGGGCTGACTTTCATCGCCCCCAGGGTCGTCGTCACCGCCCACGCAACCGGCGCCCTGGCAGCCTGGAGGCTTCCCGAGTTCGACGGTGACGCCACCGCCGACCAGGACGCGACCGCCGAACTTGTCTGGGAACTCAAGCTCGACGTCGAGCCGTGTATCTTTGCCGCCAGCGGCAGCTTCGACGGCGACAGCTACTTCTTCGCCCTTGGTTGCAAGCAGGGCGAAGTCGTGCTCGTCGTGCCCGACGGTCAGGCCGAGCCGACAGTGCATGTCGCCGAAGACGCCCACAAAAACGACATCACCGCCCTCGCCTTCTCCACCGATGGCCGCCAGCTCGCAAGCGCCGGGCGCGACCGCCTCATCAAGCTGTGGGACACCAACTCGCACGCCGAGACGCTCACCCTCGAGGGATGCGAAGCTTGGCCGCTTTGCCTGGCGTTCTCGCAGTCGGGCACGCACCTTGTCAGCGGCTGCATGGACAACGGAGTCTACCTCTGGGACGTGCGCGAGTCGGCCGCCAAACCGCTCGTCGCCGCCGCCTTCGAGCACCACGGTTGGGTTGTCGACGTCGCCTGGACACCCGACGACGAATTCATCGCCGCGGCGAGTTGGGACAACACCATTGGCCTGTACGCCGCCGACTCGCTCACCCCGCGCTACTCCTACGAGTACCACCGCGACTACGTCTCGCAGCTCTACTTTCCCCCTCAGACGCCCCACCTGGTCTCGGCCAGCTACGACCAGCACGTCGGCGTGTGGAACTGGCAGGAGGCTCAGCTCGAGCAGTTTTCGTCCGCCCACACCGACTGGATTCTGGGTTTGACTCCGCTCGACGACGCGCGCTTTGTGACGATCTCCAGCGACAAAACGGCGCGTATCTGGACCACCGACGACTTTCGCTGCATCGGCCTGCTCGGAGAGAGCGTCTCGGGCGGCTTCGAACTCGGCGCCGACGCGTTTGGCGCCGACCCGTCGGCCGACGACGACGTCCAGAGTAACCTGGGTGTTCGCACCGAGCGCCCCATGGACGCCGAGCGCGCGGTTCGTGAGCTTCGCCACAAGAGCGAGCCCGGGGCGAAGACGCCCATGGCCATCCTCGATGAAGCCGTCGACGACGACGAGCTCGACGTGCCCGAACAGGCGCTCGACGAGGCTGTGCCATCGCACGACGACCGAGTTCTCGACAGCGCCGAGGACCAGCTCGACGCCGCGCTCTCGGATGAGGAGTCAGACGCCGTCGATCGATTCGCGTCCTACGCTGGAGAAGATGAGGGCGGCCTTGAAGATGACGGCGACGAGGAGCCGTTCGACCCGGAACTCGATGACGAGCCGGGGCTCGATCTCGACGACGCGCTCGCCGACGGAGGCCAAGAAGTCGACGAAGACGAGTCGGCGTTCGACCAGCTCGACGACGCGCTCGCCGACGACGCTGCGCAAGACGAGGAGGGAGAATCACCCCTCGACCAACTCGACGAGGCGCTCGCAGACGAGGAAGCCGACCAGAATGGCGAGGAAGATGGTTCTCTGAGCGATTTTTTGGAGAGCGCTCCCGATGATCTCGGGCTCGATGTCGTTTCTTCCGTAGGCGACTTTGCCGATGACGAAGACGAGATCGACCCCGCCAATGCGTTCCACGCAGATGCAGCGACTCAAATGCTCGACCAAAGCGTTGTCGAGGAGGCGCTCGCGAGCGATCGTGCGCAGGAAGAAGCACCCGAGCCCGAGCAAGCACCCGAGCCCGAGCAGGATCCCGACTCCGACAGCCTCAAGCACAGACTCAAGGCGAGCCTTGGCAAGCTCAAGCAGCGCACGGCGGAGCACGCTGCGACAAAGAAGACGAAGAGGCCGGCCGGGATGGAATCGGTCGACTCGCACCTCGACCTCGATCTTGGCATTGAGAGCGAAGTCTTTTCGGACTTTGGCGGCCTTCTCGACCCTTCGGAGGCCCACTCCCAAGCTTCGTCCGAGCTGCCCCCGTCGCTGCGCTCCGACCAAGAGCGGACAACGCCCACCGAAGATGACGTGGCGATGCCTCCTGGGGAACCGCAGACGGCGGACGAACCGCAGACAGTCGACGAGCCGCAGACAGTCGGCGAATCCGAGCCGCAGACAGTCGACGAGCCGCAGACAGTCGACGAGTCCGAGCCGCAGACAGTCGACGAATCCGAGCCGCAGACGCTCGATGATTCCGCCCTCGCCAATGAGTCAAGTGATCCGCTTGCCGACGACGAGGATCTCGTCCCCGATATCTACGGCAACACCACGCAGTTCGGGATGCCTTCGGAGGTGGAAGACGAGCTGGACCAGAGCAACGGGCCGGTGCGCCACTCCAACGAAAACCGCAGCGGTACGCTTACCGGTGCGCGCCCGCTGCGAGCGCCGGACGAGTACACCAAAGTCGAGCAGAATATCACCCCCGATTCGCTCAACTTCGGCGAGTCGACCGCGGCGCGTGAGGTCAGCCTGGCGGACGAGTTTCGCACGCCTACACAAGAAGCGCCCGAGGATTCCACCAAGCAGATCAGCGGTAAGAGCCTCGGCATCTTGCGCAAAGGCAGACTGGGCACGGGAAGCGCGGGCAGGCTCAGCCCCGGCGACTCGGAGGCGTCGGACCTCGAAGTCCCCGAAGTCTCCAAGGCCGGTGAGGCCACATCGGCACAGTCCGAGGGCCCGGAGGTTATCGAGACCGACTTCCGTGACCTGTGGGACCGTCGATCGGCGGCGTCAGCGCCCGGCATGGGCATCATCAAGCGGCCCTTGGCGGCCGACACGGCCTACAAGCTTGTGCGCGAGTACGACACGCCCCACCGTTGGGTCTACGGCTGCGACATCTACCCGCAGACCAAGCTTCTGGCCAGCTGCGGGGGCAACGACACCGTGGCGATCTGGGGCTTCGACGGCACTCAAAAGCACCAGTTCCACGTGGGCAGCGACGGGCTCAACGACGTGGTCTTTACCCCCGACGGCACCATGGTGCTCGCGGGGGGCGACGATAGCCTGATCCACGCCTGGCTGATTCCCCAGAAGACGCTCGCCAAGGCTGAGATTGTGCGCCATGCCCAACTCTCCGGCCACGAATCTTGGATTTCGAGCTTGGCCATCTCCAGAAACGGCAAGGTCATCCTTAGCGGCAGCTTCGACGGCACCGCGCGGGCGTGGCACCTCCAAGATGGCGAACTCGGCGCAGTGCTCAGCGGGCATGGCGGACCTGTGTCCGGCGTCGACTTTGGCTCCAAGGGCTTGCTGACGGTGGGCCATGACGGCTCGTTGAGGGTGTGGAACCCTGCCGGTTTGCAAATCGACCAGCTCGACGGATTCGGCAAGATCTTGTGCTTGGACCAGAGCAAAGCGGGGTACGTGTGGACGACGGCCGACGGGCGTGTGTCGATCACCGACGAGCACGGCACGCGCGAGCTGGTCACGCACCGGGGCGAAGCCACCACCGCAGCCGTCGCCAAGGACGGAGCGATCGCCTCGGGCGGAAAAGACGGACAGGTCCACCTGTACGTGCCTCGCGCCGACAAGCCCTTCCAGACCCTCGAACTCGACACCCCGACCTGGGCGCTACAGCGCAAAGACGACTATCTTGCCGTCGGCACCGACGACGGGAAGCTGCGTCTCTACAAACGCGGCTGA
- a CDS encoding transposase, with protein sequence MGHPLRNQEKDAIYELGNRTLHQIYALLPEEQVNAIILGLLSKYAWMYGVEIFAFCFMSNHFHILARCRSLQMHLFMRDFQSQLARKINKLRNRTGTFWERRYTATKVLTDEAMLQRLRYIVCNPSESNLVHHPKQWPGLCSWDIHKSGKPMVGEVVNRKTYWAEKRKKKNEGKTEAELIEMATERYALEMAKLPQWQELDDDAYHQKIVDECHEHAGELAKRRKTPCLGPQKALSVKWNDRPKKPKKAPRPLCHGGDCKQRQTYREDYFALVTRYRKAIDRWRNGKSPVTFPDGTIPPGRQFCVGGSHDIRREPPPTLN encoded by the coding sequence ATGGGACACCCGCTGCGAAATCAGGAAAAGGACGCCATCTACGAACTCGGCAACCGCACGCTGCACCAGATCTATGCGCTTTTGCCCGAAGAGCAGGTCAACGCCATCATCCTGGGACTGCTGTCCAAGTACGCCTGGATGTATGGGGTCGAAATCTTCGCCTTTTGCTTCATGTCCAATCACTTCCACATCCTGGCGCGCTGTCGCTCGCTGCAGATGCATCTGTTCATGCGCGACTTCCAGAGCCAGCTCGCTCGAAAGATCAACAAGTTACGCAACCGCACGGGCACCTTCTGGGAGCGTCGCTACACCGCAACCAAGGTCCTCACAGACGAGGCGATGCTCCAACGCCTGCGCTACATCGTGTGCAACCCGTCTGAGTCGAACCTCGTACACCACCCGAAGCAGTGGCCGGGGCTGTGCTCGTGGGACATCCACAAAAGCGGAAAGCCGATGGTGGGAGAGGTCGTCAACCGCAAGACGTACTGGGCGGAGAAGCGCAAGAAGAAGAACGAAGGCAAGACCGAAGCCGAGCTCATCGAGATGGCCACCGAGCGGTATGCGCTCGAGATGGCCAAACTTCCGCAGTGGCAGGAGCTCGACGATGACGCCTACCACCAAAAGATCGTCGACGAGTGCCACGAGCACGCAGGTGAGCTGGCCAAAAGGCGCAAGACTCCGTGTTTAGGGCCCCAGAAAGCGCTCAGTGTGAAGTGGAACGACCGCCCCAAAAAACCCAAGAAGGCACCGCGTCCCCTGTGCCATGGTGGCGACTGCAAGCAGCGCCAAACCTACCGCGAGGACTACTTCGCCCTCGTGACTCGCTACCGAAAGGCCATCGACCGATGGCGCAACGGAAAGTCACCGGTGACTTTCCCCGACGGCACCATCCCACCGGGCCGCCAGTTCTGCGTGGGCGGCAGTCACGACATTCGCCGTGAGCCGCCGCCGACGCTCAACTGA